The following are encoded together in the Cicer arietinum cultivar CDC Frontier isolate Library 1 chromosome 2, Cicar.CDCFrontier_v2.0, whole genome shotgun sequence genome:
- the LOC101490993 gene encoding cucumisin: MEGTSFVYLLLLLVNITSLLLQCHGTSKDDLKTYIVYTGKTMDDEVSSLARHQNMLKEVASSKQESKSILKHYKRSFSGFVADLTEEEANKMAVHEGVVSVFPNEKKQVLTTKSWDFIGFPINVERAQPESDIIIGVIDHGIWPESQSFNDIGLSSPPSKWKGTCQAFDFNCNNKIIGAKYYKSYRGEDFTKKNIASPRDSNGHGTHTASIAAGNPVSMANMLGFGGGTARGGASSARIAVYKVCWSDGCDDMDILAAFDDAIADGVDIISFSLGRKITADTHFSDALSIGAFHAMKNGILTVCAAGNSGPNHASVMNVAPWAISVAASTLDRKFVTQVKLGNNKFFEGTSLNNFDLKGELYPLIYSRDAPNKEAGFDGDSSRNCPINSLDEKLVKGKIVLCEGNEGASEAFRVGAAGLLIQGTKYINVAYSFPLPACYLHTNDATKIRKYIHSKRTPTATIFKTNELRDTLAPEVPSFSGRGPNNVTLEILKPDLTAPGVDIIASWSLLSPISEYFGDNRTLEFNIMSGTSMSCPHVSGAAGYIKSFHPTWSPAVIRSALMTTAKQMSPTYNQDAEFAYGAGQIDPVKAVNPDLVYDATEIDYITFLCGLGYSQSVLQLITEDDIICFDTASARDLNYPSFALKAPRPKHRLSGSFKRTVTNVGLPMSIYRAIVTVPKGLTVSVNPSVLSFTSLGEKKTYVLTIEGKLKKSINSASLVWDDGNFQVRSPIIIFDERAEKGEGANLYCINFIYILFPNHSKDLRNKKHTMFLSTVKEGFEKFGD; this comes from the exons ATGGAAGGGACATCTTTTGTGTATCTTTTGCTTCTCCTTGTTAACATTACTTCACTATTGCTACAATGTCACGGAACATCCAAAGATGACCTAAAG ACTTACATTGTCTACACCGGCAAGACTATGGACGATGAAGTTTCATCATTGGCCCGTCATCAAAACATGTTAAAGGAAGTTGCAAGCAG CAAACAAGAATCAAAGTCTATACTCAAGCACTATAAACGTAGTTTTAGTGGCTTTGTGGCAGACTTAACAGAGGAAGAAGCTAATAAAATGGCTG TGCATGAAGGGGTTGTATCTGTCTTTCCCAATGAAAAAAAACAAGTCCTCACAACAAAATCTTGGGACTTTATTGGTTTTCCAATAAATGTGGAGAGAGCACAACCAGAGAGTGACATTATTATTGGAGTAATCGATCATGGGATTTGGCCGGAGTCTCAGAGTTTCAATGATATAGGATTGAGCTCACCTCCTAGCAAATGGAAGGGAACCTGCCAAGCTTTTGATTTCAACTGCAACAA TAAAATAATTGGAGCTAAATATTATAAAAGCTATCGTGGAGAAGACTTCACCAAAAAGAATATTGCATCTCCAAGAGACTCAAATGGGCATGGGACCCATACAGCTTCAATAGCGGCTGGAAATCCAGTGAGCATGGCCAATATGTTAGGCTTTGGCGGAGGAACGGCAAGAGGTGGAGCTTCATCAGCACGAATTGCCGTTTATAAAGTGTGTTGGTCTGATGGATGCGATGACATGGACATTCTCGCCGCATTTGATGATGCCATTGCTGATGGAGTCGACATAATTTCGTTCTCGCTTGGACGAAAAATAACTGCCGATACTCATTTCAGCGATGCATTATCCATTGGTGCATTCCATGCAATGAAAAATGGAATACTAACTGTATGTGCGGCTGGGAATTCGGGTCCAAATCATGCATCAGTAATGAATGTCGCACCTTGGGCAATTTCTGTGGCTGCAAGCACTTTGGATAGAAAATTTGTTACCCAAGTCAAATTAGGgaataacaaattttttgag GGTACCTCTTTGAATAATTTTGATCTAAAGGGAGAATTGTATCCTCTTATCTATTCCAGAGATGCACCGAATAAGGAAGCAGGCTTCGATGGAGATTCATCTAG GAATTGCCCCATCAATTCGTTGGATGAAAAATTGGTGAAaggaaaaattgttttatgCGAAGGAAATGAAGGGGCCTCAGAGGCATTTAGAGTAGGCGCTGCTGGCCTCTTGATACAGGggacaaaatatataaatgtcgCATACAGTTTTCCTTTGCCTGCGTGTTATCTTCACACCAACGATGCCACCAAAATACGCAAATACATACATTCTAAAAG GACTCCAACGGCAACCATTTTCAAGACGAATGAGTTAAGAGATACTTTGGCACCCGAGGTGCCCTCTTTCTCAGGAAGGGGTCCAAACAATGTTACACTTGAGATTCTCAAG CCTGATTTAACTGCTCCAGGAGTAGATATTATAGCTAGTTGGTCTCTACTTTCCCCAATTTCTGAATATTTTGGTGACAACAGAACATTAGAGTTCAATATCATGTCAGGAACATCAATGTCTTGTCCACATGTTTCTGGTGCAGCAGGATACATCAAATCTTTTCATCCTACATGGTCACCTGCTGTTATCCGTTCAGCTCTAATGACAACAG CAAAGCAGATGAGTCCCACTTATAATCAAGATGCAGAATTTGCTTACGGAGCAGGCCAAATTGACCCTGTTAAGGCTGTGAATCCCGACTTGGTATATGATGCCACAGAAATAGACTACATAACCTTTTTATGTGGACTAGGCTACAGCCAATCAGTTTTACAGCTAATCACAGAGGATGACATTATTTGCTTCGACACTGCATCAGCAAGGGATTTGAATTATCCATCCTTTGCTCTCAAAGCTCCGCGCCCCAAACATCGTTTAAGTGGAAGCTTTAAAAGGACTGTTACAAATGTCGGATTACCGATGTCGATATATAGAGCAATTGTGACAGTACCTAAAGGACTCACTGTTTCAGTGAACCCCAGTGTTTTGTCCTTCACTTCACTGGGGGAAAAGAAAACATATGTTCTCACCATAGAAGGAAAACTAAAGAAGTCTATTAACTCGGCTTCTTTAGTTTGGGATGATGGAAATTTTCAAGTAAGGAGcccaattattatttttgatgaACGAGCAGAAAAAGGCGAGGGTGCAAATTTATATtgtataaatttcatttatatt TTATTTCCAAATCATTCAAAGGATTTGAGAAACAAGAAGCATACCATGTTTTTAAGCACAGTCAAAGAGGGATTTGAGAAATTTGGGGATTGA
- the LOC101489826 gene encoding protein NBR1 homolog, with product MAQRHSKIPPHILKTMQGQSFILDINALDGTKIWRIRTNGTLVWPKGTQLVWIGGDKLSDLLSVDLEVPKDGVLMEKELGIAVEFRALQLPALKV from the exons atggcGCAGAGGCATTCAAAGATCCCACCACATATTCTTAAAACAATGCAAGGCCAAAGTTTCATTTTGGATATCAATGCCTTGGATGGTACAAAGATTTGGCGAATCCGCACCAATGGCACTTTAGTGTGGCCCAAGGGAACTCAACTTGTTTGGATTGGTGGAGACAAATTAAGTGACTTGCTTTCTGTTGACTTAGAG GTTCCTAAGGATGGTGTACTCATGGAGAAGGAGCTTGGCATTGCAGTTGAGTTTAGAGCGCTCCAGTTACCTG CTCTCAAGGTCTGA